A stretch of Lathyrus oleraceus cultivar Zhongwan6 chromosome 6, CAAS_Psat_ZW6_1.0, whole genome shotgun sequence DNA encodes these proteins:
- the LOC127094308 gene encoding uncharacterized protein LOC127094308 produces MVDEELHFKTILRRKNAAKARIYRKSVIDDKKSKRLKTALKENGTFDKRRGNDSTALRIPLSELSPNILNDGRGIANVDQPEGLCNGTRLIVTRLANHVIEANIISGKNIGGVIYIPRMDMTPTQSPWPFKMTRRQFPITICYAMTINKSQGQSLDYVGLYLPRSVFSHGQLYVAISRVKSKKGLKILIHDKDNYPLNSTTNVVFKEVFENL; encoded by the coding sequence ATGGTAGATGAAGAATTACATTTTAAAACTATTTTGAGGAGGAAGAATGCTGCAAAAGCCAGAATTTATAGAAAGAGTGTTATTGATGACAAAAAATCTAAGAGGTTGAAAACTGCTCTAAAAGAAAACGGTACATTTGATAAAAGACGCGGCAATGACTCAACAGCTTTGAGGATACCACTATCAGAACTTTCGCCAAACATACTAAATGACGGTCGTGGTATAGCCAACGTTGATCAACCTGAAGGTCTCTGCAATGGAACAAGGCTTATAGTTACAAGATTGGCAAACCACGTTATCGAGGCAAATATTATATCTGGAAAGAATATTGGAGGGGTTATCTATATTCCAAGAATGGATATGACTCCAACACAATCTCCGTGGCCATTCAAAATGACTAGAAGGCAATTTCCCATAACTATATGTTATGCTATGACAATTAACAAATCTCAAGGTCAGTCATTGGATTATGTTGGATTGTATTTGCCTAGAAGTGTATTTAGTCATGGTCAACTATATGTTGCAATATCAAGGGTCAAAAGCAAAAAAGGGCTTAAGATATTAATCCATGACAAGGATAACTATCCATTGAATTCTACAACAAACGTCGTGttcaaagaagtttttgaaaacttATAG